A DNA window from Methylocystis heyeri contains the following coding sequences:
- a CDS encoding putative bifunctional diguanylate cyclase/phosphodiesterase codes for MLKVLAVPNPIDESGVVKGAEPDVHSRMERLRERAQRERRARLAAEEILEAKSRELFLLNQTLERRVAERTHELEIAKEEAVALAERDQLTGLANRASLHSTLKKISAGETGPFVLLGIDLDHFKEVNDSLGHAAGDHLLREVARRFRGTLPKGSFIARVGGDEFAAVCFGAENIRDLDLICARIVSALSQPCFYRGYEMCVSASIGTALYPADARSIDDLLRYADLALYETKKSGRNGATRFSPIMSLRLEETRSLSVDLRNALLNGEVEPWYQPKINLSTGRPIGVEALARWNHPARGLVPPAVFVPIAEEHALVDELDRYMLLRASAEAAKWVAAGLIDHLSVNLSPRHIEKGDFLADIDLALEESGLPPAALEMEITENHFVNANAESLPKLARLAARGVTISLDDFGVGYSNLSYLRKIPLKTVKIDRSFTEDIEHCADSRAIIDAITRLAKAFGLNTVAEGIETARQLEIIRNLNCDEGQGFLFARPMPADACEAYLLSRRKNPQPWPML; via the coding sequence GTGCTGAAAGTGCTGGCGGTCCCGAATCCAATCGACGAATCCGGCGTCGTGAAAGGCGCCGAGCCCGACGTCCACAGCCGCATGGAGAGATTGCGTGAGCGAGCCCAGCGCGAGCGCCGCGCCCGGCTGGCGGCCGAAGAAATTCTCGAGGCCAAATCCCGCGAACTGTTCCTGCTCAACCAGACGCTCGAACGCAGGGTCGCCGAGCGCACGCACGAACTTGAAATCGCCAAGGAGGAGGCGGTCGCTCTCGCCGAGAGAGACCAGCTGACCGGGCTGGCCAATCGGGCCAGTCTCCATTCGACGCTGAAAAAAATCAGCGCCGGCGAAACGGGCCCATTTGTTCTGCTCGGCATCGATCTCGACCACTTCAAGGAGGTCAACGACAGCCTCGGGCACGCGGCCGGCGATCATTTGCTGCGGGAAGTCGCGCGGCGCTTTCGTGGAACGCTGCCCAAGGGTTCATTCATAGCCCGAGTGGGAGGCGACGAATTCGCCGCGGTCTGTTTCGGCGCCGAAAACATTCGCGACCTCGACCTGATATGCGCTCGGATCGTATCCGCTCTGTCGCAGCCTTGCTTTTACCGCGGCTACGAGATGTGCGTCTCCGCGTCGATCGGAACGGCGCTCTATCCGGCCGACGCGCGCTCGATCGACGATCTGCTCCGCTACGCCGACCTCGCGCTTTACGAAACGAAGAAGAGCGGGCGCAACGGCGCAACGCGATTCTCGCCCATCATGAGCCTGCGCCTGGAAGAGACCCGCAGCCTGTCGGTGGATCTTCGGAATGCGCTCCTGAACGGAGAAGTCGAGCCCTGGTACCAGCCCAAGATCAATTTATCCACGGGCAGGCCGATCGGGGTCGAGGCGCTGGCGCGCTGGAATCATCCGGCGCGCGGCTTGGTGCCGCCGGCCGTCTTCGTTCCGATCGCCGAGGAGCATGCGCTGGTCGACGAGCTGGACCGTTACATGCTCCTGCGTGCGAGCGCGGAGGCCGCCAAATGGGTGGCGGCCGGCTTGATCGACCATCTGTCGGTCAACCTTTCGCCGCGGCATATCGAAAAGGGCGATTTCCTGGCGGATATCGACCTCGCGCTCGAAGAATCCGGCCTTCCTCCGGCCGCTCTCGAAATGGAAATCACGGAAAATCACTTCGTGAACGCGAATGCGGAGTCGCTGCCCAAGCTTGCGCGGCTCGCCGCGCGCGGCGTGACCATTTCTCTCGACGATTTCGGCGTCGGCTATTCAAATCTGTCCTATCTCCGCAAGATCCCGCTGAAGACGGTGAAGATCGACAGGAGCTTCACCGAGGATATCGAACATTGCGCGGATTCGCGCGCCATCATCGACGCGATCACCCGCCTTGCGAAAGCTTTCGGTCTGAACACGGTCGCGGAAGGCATCGAGACGGCGCGGCAGCTCGAGATCATTCGCAATCTCAACTGCGACGAGGGACAGGGATTTCTGTTCGCGAGACCAATGCCGGCGGACGCCTGCGAAGCGTATTTGCTGTCGCGGCGCAAGAACCCGCAACCCTGGCCGATGCTTTGA
- a CDS encoding EAL domain-containing protein: protein MEIPDLKSFFELTPAAVAVFDRDLRCLAASPAWRREPRLGSDALGGGLFESRPDLGEKFRGDLERGLRDDEAAALEFRLEPRPGELPGLRAKVCPWRRSDGDLGGVVVFAEETAQEEPTRKALAESEERFHGLLEKYSQAIWEADRHGQTVSDSPSWRAYTGQTLEEMLGHGWLDAVHPDDRARVQQTWREAMASRADVDVEARIRHADQGYRWTNARATAILDQDGEIEKWVGVNIDIDDRKKTEEALWERVECLRLAQSAANIATWDWHIHEDRTFVSDHYYRIYGIPENGAQDYASFLARIHPEDVKSVDAIMRTALARGGVDEAEFRIIREDDGSIRWVRSRGEVFLDEGGRARRALGVVFDITRYKEAEAAFLENERRVESLNRSLEKKVEERTRELREKAELLRRRKQALEDSERRFRLLADQSPTPISICDSDDTVAYVNPGFTRAYGYRLEDIPTLALWFSKAYPQEFDRDYAERKWIAHISRAREEKTAMEPLETRIRCSDGRNRTVVIATNFLDDSRTSFMATFFDVTEARAEEERIKRLSKLYAALSGCQEAVVHAKTKQEIFTRVCDVMCNQGVAKLVCVGVREDSSPLVKMIQASGQGVSYAEDITISTDPSDVHGQGPTGTAFREGVAVWCQDFAKDPQTAPWRERGKKYGWRSSAGLPLFEKGRVAGVLIIYFDTPDYFDDEIRALLLKISESVSFALDSLAEQAAHEAAVREIELLAHFDTLTGLPNRNSLLESLGGLISRYRDCADSTFALHLIDLDNFKDINDTLGHILGDRFLATVGKRLSSCVRRDDIVCRIGGDEFVVIQLDVRDGKEAEGLAGKLTAALAEPYAIGEIRLLSSGTVGIAIFGPESPSAELLLSHADVALYRAKERRRGTFAVFTRQMDCEVRSRVDLLNQLREAVDKNQLFLCYQPQFEIDGKRITGVEALVRWLHPVEGVVGPGRFIPVAEDSGLIIEIGDWVLNEATRQMAAWIEHGIAPPSIAINVSAHQLKKQIDFAARLASILRARGVQADRVEIEMTESVLIDIPKTEDNVINSIRALGAKIALDDFGTGYSSLDYLSKFPVDRIKIAQQFVVDILASSRSRAVVDATITLAQRLGMRVIAEGTETSRQLDILKKGGCREFQGYYFSRPLSPAMMTRMLSLESFRPRHESRLELKVAV, encoded by the coding sequence ATGGAAATTCCCGATTTAAAATCCTTTTTCGAACTGACACCCGCGGCGGTTGCGGTTTTCGACCGCGACCTGCGGTGTCTCGCCGCCAGCCCGGCCTGGCGGCGCGAACCGAGGCTCGGAAGCGACGCGCTCGGCGGCGGACTCTTTGAAAGCCGTCCCGATCTCGGCGAAAAATTTAGAGGCGATCTCGAACGCGGCCTTCGCGACGACGAAGCCGCGGCGCTGGAGTTCCGTCTCGAGCCCCGGCCGGGCGAACTCCCGGGCCTGCGCGCAAAAGTCTGTCCATGGCGCAGGTCAGACGGCGACCTGGGCGGAGTCGTCGTCTTCGCGGAAGAAACCGCGCAGGAGGAACCGACCAGGAAAGCGCTGGCGGAGAGCGAGGAACGCTTTCACGGCCTTCTGGAAAAATATTCCCAGGCGATCTGGGAAGCCGACAGACACGGACAAACCGTGTCGGACAGCCCGAGCTGGCGGGCCTACACCGGCCAGACGCTCGAAGAAATGCTCGGCCACGGCTGGCTCGACGCCGTCCATCCGGATGATCGCGCCCGCGTTCAGCAAACCTGGCGGGAGGCGATGGCCTCTCGCGCCGACGTCGACGTCGAAGCCAGGATTCGTCACGCCGATCAAGGGTACCGCTGGACGAACGCCCGCGCCACGGCGATCCTCGATCAAGACGGCGAAATCGAGAAATGGGTCGGCGTCAACATCGATATCGACGACCGCAAGAAAACCGAAGAGGCGCTGTGGGAGCGTGTCGAATGCCTGCGTCTAGCCCAGTCGGCGGCGAATATCGCCACCTGGGACTGGCATATCCACGAAGACAGAACCTTCGTCTCCGACCATTACTATCGCATCTACGGCATCCCCGAAAACGGCGCCCAGGATTACGCCAGCTTCCTCGCGCGCATTCACCCTGAAGACGTCAAAAGCGTCGACGCCATTATGCGGACCGCATTGGCGCGGGGCGGGGTCGATGAAGCCGAATTTCGCATCATCCGCGAGGACGACGGCTCGATAAGATGGGTGAGAAGCAGAGGCGAAGTATTTCTGGACGAAGGCGGACGAGCCCGACGGGCTCTCGGCGTCGTGTTCGACATCACCAGATACAAGGAGGCCGAAGCCGCGTTCCTGGAGAACGAACGTCGCGTCGAAAGCCTGAACAGGTCGCTGGAGAAGAAGGTCGAGGAAAGAACCAGGGAACTCAGAGAGAAAGCCGAATTGCTGCGGCGGCGGAAACAGGCTCTCGAGGATAGCGAAAGACGCTTTCGGTTGCTCGCGGATCAATCGCCAACGCCCATTTCGATCTGCGACTCCGACGACACCGTAGCTTACGTCAACCCCGGATTTACGAGGGCATACGGCTACCGGCTCGAAGACATACCCACTCTCGCGCTCTGGTTCAGCAAAGCCTATCCGCAGGAGTTCGACAGAGATTACGCCGAACGCAAATGGATCGCTCACATATCCAGGGCGCGCGAGGAAAAAACCGCGATGGAGCCGCTTGAGACCCGGATCCGCTGCAGCGACGGGCGGAACCGCACCGTCGTCATAGCGACAAATTTCCTCGACGACAGCAGGACATCCTTCATGGCGACATTCTTCGACGTCACCGAAGCGAGGGCCGAAGAAGAAAGAATCAAGCGTCTCAGCAAGCTTTACGCGGCGTTGAGCGGATGCCAGGAAGCTGTCGTCCATGCGAAGACGAAGCAGGAAATCTTCACGCGCGTCTGCGACGTCATGTGCAATCAGGGCGTAGCGAAGCTCGTCTGCGTGGGCGTACGTGAGGATTCATCGCCATTGGTGAAGATGATCCAGGCTTCCGGGCAAGGCGTCAGCTACGCCGAGGACATCACCATATCCACCGACCCTTCGGATGTACACGGCCAGGGCCCCACCGGCACCGCCTTTCGAGAGGGAGTGGCGGTATGGTGCCAGGATTTCGCGAAGGACCCTCAAACCGCGCCATGGCGGGAGCGCGGAAAGAAATATGGGTGGCGGAGCAGCGCCGGCCTGCCGCTCTTTGAAAAAGGCCGCGTAGCCGGCGTCCTGATCATTTACTTCGACACGCCCGACTATTTCGACGACGAAATCCGGGCGCTCCTGTTGAAGATATCGGAGAGCGTCAGCTTTGCGCTCGACTCCCTCGCCGAGCAGGCGGCGCACGAGGCGGCCGTCCGGGAGATCGAGCTGCTGGCGCATTTCGATACTCTCACGGGACTTCCCAACCGGAACAGCCTGCTGGAGTCGCTGGGAGGCCTGATCTCGCGCTATCGCGATTGCGCAGACAGCACTTTTGCGCTTCACCTGATCGATCTGGACAACTTCAAGGACATCAACGACACGCTCGGGCACATTCTGGGCGACCGCTTCTTGGCCACGGTCGGGAAGCGTCTTTCCTCCTGCGTGAGAAGAGACGACATCGTCTGCCGCATCGGCGGCGACGAGTTCGTCGTCATTCAGCTGGATGTCAGAGACGGAAAAGAGGCCGAGGGTCTGGCGGGAAAGCTGACTGCCGCGCTGGCCGAACCCTATGCGATCGGAGAAATCAGGCTTCTCTCGTCCGGCACCGTCGGCATCGCGATTTTTGGCCCCGAGTCGCCCTCCGCCGAATTGCTCCTGTCGCACGCCGATGTGGCGCTCTACCGCGCCAAAGAACGTCGTCGCGGAACATTCGCCGTCTTCACCAGGCAAATGGATTGCGAGGTTCGCTCCAGGGTCGACCTTCTCAACCAGCTCCGCGAGGCGGTGGACAAAAACCAGCTTTTCCTCTGTTACCAGCCGCAGTTTGAAATCGACGGCAAAAGGATAACTGGCGTGGAGGCCCTGGTCCGGTGGCTCCATCCGGTCGAGGGGGTCGTCGGACCCGGCCGTTTCATTCCGGTCGCCGAAGACAGCGGACTTATCATCGAGATCGGCGATTGGGTTCTGAACGAAGCCACGCGTCAGATGGCGGCGTGGATCGAGCATGGAATCGCCCCCCCGTCCATTGCGATCAACGTCTCCGCCCATCAATTGAAGAAGCAGATCGATTTCGCCGCGAGGCTCGCTTCGATCCTGCGCGCCAGGGGGGTGCAGGCCGATCGGGTCGAGATCGAGATGACCGAAAGCGTGTTGATCGACATACCCAAGACCGAAGACAACGTCATCAACAGCATCAGAGCGCTCGGCGCAAAGATAGCGCTCGACGATTTCGGGACGGGCTATTCTTCGCTGGATTATCTTTCGAAATTCCCGGTGGACCGGATCAAGATCGCACAGCAATTCGTCGTGGACATACTCGCCTCTTCCCGCAGCCGCGCCGTCGTCGACGCCACCATCACGCTCGCGCAACGCCTTGGAATGAGAGTCATCGCGGAGGGAACCGAAACCTCCAGACAGCTGGACATTCTCAAAAAAGGCGGCTGCCGGGAATTCCAGGGATATTATTTTTCAAGGCCGCTGAGCCCTGCAATGATGACCAGAATGCTCAGCCTCGAGTCGTTCCGACCACGCCATGAAAGCAGGCTGGAGCTCAAAGTGGCTGTATGA
- a CDS encoding cytochrome-c peroxidase codes for MASIRFRTSIARGLGGAVALVVGFSAAAVAEQSAPALSPIEQLGSRLFSDVSLSEPKGVSCASCHDPARAFSGVNGSSVPAVARGAPAGAFGSRKPPSVSYASFAPPFSFVDKKDEETGKVEKTPVGGQFRDGRASDLIEQAGGPLLNPVEMNNPSREAVVAKVKGGAYADLARTAFGKDVFDNPGQAFDKLMQAIAAFERTEAFHPFASRFDAVLRGEAKFTPLEARGFALFKDPHKGNCLACHAGDVKSHDPKDWLFTDFTYDTLGAPRNGAIPANAAQGSFDLGLCARPGLAASAPKGFETEGVCGAFKVPTLRNVAVTAPYMHNGSLATLRDAVAFYATRDTNPERWYPKGADGKVSKFDDLPSTFHANVNVKEVPYDRKPGQKPRLSDDEIDAIVAFLETLTDKRGN; via the coding sequence ATGGCGTCGATTCGGTTCAGGACTAGCATCGCGCGCGGGCTTGGCGGGGCAGTGGCGCTGGTCGTGGGTTTCTCCGCGGCGGCTGTTGCGGAACAGTCCGCGCCAGCGTTATCGCCCATCGAGCAGCTCGGCTCGCGGCTGTTCTCGGACGTCTCCCTTTCCGAACCCAAAGGCGTTTCCTGCGCCTCCTGTCATGATCCGGCGCGCGCCTTTTCCGGCGTGAACGGATCTTCTGTGCCTGCTGTCGCGCGCGGGGCGCCCGCAGGGGCTTTCGGCTCGCGCAAGCCGCCGTCGGTTTCCTATGCGTCTTTTGCGCCGCCGTTCTCCTTCGTCGACAAAAAGGACGAAGAGACCGGCAAGGTCGAGAAGACGCCGGTGGGCGGCCAATTCCGCGACGGGCGCGCCAGCGATCTCATTGAGCAGGCCGGCGGACCGTTGCTCAATCCCGTCGAGATGAACAATCCCTCGAGAGAGGCGGTCGTCGCCAAGGTCAAGGGCGGCGCCTATGCCGACCTTGCACGAACGGCCTTCGGCAAGGATGTCTTCGACAATCCAGGCCAGGCCTTCGATAAGCTCATGCAGGCGATTGCGGCCTTCGAGCGCACGGAGGCCTTCCATCCCTTTGCGTCGCGTTTCGACGCCGTGCTGCGGGGCGAAGCGAAGTTCACGCCTCTTGAAGCCAGGGGCTTCGCGCTGTTCAAGGACCCGCACAAGGGCAATTGTCTCGCCTGCCATGCGGGCGACGTGAAATCGCATGATCCGAAAGACTGGCTGTTTACGGATTTCACCTACGACACGCTCGGCGCGCCGCGTAACGGGGCCATTCCCGCCAACGCCGCTCAAGGCAGTTTCGATCTCGGCCTGTGCGCGCGGCCGGGGCTCGCCGCTTCGGCGCCGAAGGGTTTCGAGACTGAGGGCGTCTGCGGCGCGTTCAAGGTCCCGACGCTGCGCAATGTGGCTGTGACCGCGCCCTACATGCACAATGGTTCTCTCGCCACCCTGCGCGATGCGGTCGCTTTCTACGCCACCCGCGACACGAACCCGGAACGCTGGTATCCAAAAGGAGCCGACGGCAAGGTCAGTAAATTCGATGATCTGCCTTCGACGTTTCACGCCAACGTCAATGTGAAAGAGGTTCCCTACGATCGCAAGCCGGGCCAGAAGCCGCGGCTTTCCGACGACGAGATCGACGCCATCGTCGCTTTCCTGGAGACTTTGACGGACAAGCGCGGGAATTAG
- a CDS encoding MmcQ/YjbR family DNA-binding protein yields MTYDEYNAFCGALPATSHVVQWGGSDVWKVGGKVFAIGGWDEGEPRFTFKVSDIAYEMLKEQPGLRPAPYLASRGLKWIQHFAAPGLSDEALRDYIRESHSIVSRGLPRKKRAELGLDIA; encoded by the coding sequence ATGACTTACGACGAGTACAACGCCTTCTGCGGCGCGCTGCCGGCGACGAGCCATGTCGTCCAATGGGGCGGATCGGATGTCTGGAAGGTCGGCGGGAAGGTGTTCGCGATCGGCGGCTGGGACGAGGGCGAGCCGCGCTTCACCTTCAAGGTCAGCGACATCGCCTACGAGATGCTGAAGGAGCAGCCCGGCCTGCGTCCAGCGCCTTATCTCGCCTCGCGCGGGTTGAAATGGATCCAGCATTTCGCGGCGCCGGGCCTCTCGGACGAAGCCTTGCGCGACTATATCCGCGAGTCCCATTCGATCGTCTCGCGAGGCCTCCCGCGCAAGAAGCGGGCCGAGCTCGGACTGGATATTGCGTAG
- a CDS encoding N,N-dimethylformamidase beta subunit family domain-containing protein, which translates to MAGADQREFPLNDPNITEIAGYTEQLSYEPGNTVRLFVHTTAPTYDIEIIRDGLKPRTIWSRSGLKGLRQNTPENAYAVGCGWRDPVAIQVDPGWQSGFYLILLRATGADGRSVEREAGFVLRPKSGQRKNRIVLILTTVTATAYNDWGGANSYRSVVDGKSTETLSPRLSLQRPWARGFMRLPINAPRHSDTPDLPTDASPYYPFVDWALAHGYSRHYGDGGWAYYERPFACWAEQNGYQLDYVTQHDLQLRPDCVSGYACAVIVGHDEYWSWEMRDAIENFTRKGGNVMRLGGNFIWQVRLEDDGRTQVCYKTLPDPISATSPSRTTVAWDFKIVNRPGAATFGLTGFGGIYVRLGATTPRAPGGYTVYRPNHWVFDGTDLYYGDMFGAEPSRILAFEVDGVDYTFRNGLPYPTYKDGAPQSLEILAMAPAVRGEPMPPRHGNLRMNPMTDIPTKNAWPIFYDIPEECLEYGAAMMSVMTSGSGQVFNSGCCNWVTGLLREDKMVMTITKNVLDRFTRVAGGSKPRAG; encoded by the coding sequence GTGGCGGGAGCCGATCAGCGGGAGTTTCCGCTCAACGACCCCAACATCACGGAGATCGCCGGCTACACCGAGCAGCTGAGCTACGAGCCGGGCAACACGGTCCGTCTATTCGTGCACACGACGGCGCCGACCTATGACATAGAAATCATTCGCGACGGGCTGAAGCCCCGCACGATATGGTCCCGCTCCGGACTCAAGGGCCTTCGCCAGAACACTCCCGAAAACGCATATGCCGTCGGCTGCGGCTGGCGTGATCCTGTGGCTATCCAGGTCGATCCCGGCTGGCAATCGGGATTTTATCTGATCCTCCTGCGTGCGACGGGCGCCGATGGCCGGTCGGTCGAGCGCGAGGCCGGCTTCGTCCTGCGCCCCAAATCCGGCCAGCGCAAAAACCGCATCGTGCTGATCCTCACGACCGTGACGGCGACCGCCTATAATGATTGGGGCGGGGCCAATTCCTACCGCAGCGTCGTCGACGGCAAATCGACCGAAACTCTCTCGCCGCGGCTGTCGCTTCAGCGGCCGTGGGCTCGCGGATTTATGCGCCTTCCGATCAACGCGCCCCGTCACTCCGACACGCCGGATCTGCCGACCGACGCCTCGCCCTATTATCCCTTCGTCGATTGGGCGCTGGCGCATGGCTATTCACGTCATTACGGCGACGGCGGCTGGGCCTATTACGAGCGCCCATTTGCTTGTTGGGCGGAGCAGAACGGCTACCAGCTCGATTACGTCACCCAGCACGACCTGCAACTGCGTCCCGATTGCGTCAGTGGCTACGCCTGCGCCGTGATCGTCGGCCACGACGAATACTGGTCGTGGGAGATGCGCGACGCCATCGAGAATTTCACGCGCAAGGGCGGTAACGTCATGCGGCTCGGCGGCAATTTCATCTGGCAGGTTCGGCTCGAGGACGACGGTCGGACGCAGGTCTGCTACAAGACGCTTCCGGATCCCATTTCGGCGACGTCGCCCAGCCGAACCACGGTTGCGTGGGACTTCAAGATCGTCAATCGGCCGGGCGCGGCGACCTTCGGCCTGACCGGCTTCGGCGGAATTTACGTGCGGCTGGGAGCGACGACGCCTCGCGCGCCTGGAGGCTATACCGTCTACCGGCCAAACCACTGGGTTTTCGACGGCACAGACCTCTATTACGGCGATATGTTCGGGGCCGAGCCTTCGCGCATCCTCGCCTTCGAGGTCGACGGCGTGGATTACACCTTCCGCAACGGATTGCCCTATCCGACCTATAAGGACGGCGCCCCGCAAAGCCTGGAGATATTGGCTATGGCCCCCGCCGTTCGCGGCGAGCCCATGCCGCCGCGGCATGGGAATCTTCGCATGAATCCCATGACCGACATTCCCACGAAGAACGCGTGGCCGATTTTCTACGACATCCCCGAGGAGTGTCTCGAATATGGCGCGGCGATGATGAGCGTCATGACCTCCGGCTCCGGACAGGTTTTCAACTCTGGATGCTGCAATTGGGTCACCGGCTTGCTGCGTGAGGACAAGATGGTGATGACGATCACGAAAAACGTGCTCGACCGCTTTACCCGCGTCGCGGGCGGATCAAAGCCCAGGGCAGGATGA